In Pochonia chlamydosporia 170 chromosome Unknown PCv3seq00024, whole genome shotgun sequence, the DNA window TTATTACGTTGACTTTCAATGAAGGTTGGGAAGAATTTAAGGACATTCTGCATTCAATCTCGCCCGCTGCTattccatccaaccatccatGGGAGGGAGTTCAATACTATTACGAGAGAATCCATAATTTAAAATCCAAGTTCTGGAGGGGAGGATCCGGTCACGCCAAATTTGGGGCCCTGAAAGAGCTAATCGAAAGATTTGAATTCCAACTACGAGGCGCAATACATAGCCATTGCCTATTGTGGACGGGGAAGCCTATCAAGGAATTGCTTGCAGGCAACTTCGTCCGCGCAGATATTCCGGATCCTGAAGAGGAGCCTGAATTGCATAGCCTTGTCATGAAATATCAGATTCACAAGTGCAAAGACTACATTTGTGGCGGTCCTGGAAGGCACGGGAAGTGCTCCAAAGGCTTCCCAGCAGACGTATCGGGCAGAACGTTTCATCAGCCTGGAAACCCCAGGTATACCTATGCCCGTACCGAGGCTGACGTTTGGGTGGTTCCCTACAATTCTCAATTGCTATTGATTTGGGAAGGCCACTGCAACGTCCAATTTGTGACGAACCAAGGTCTTGCATCTTACATCACGAAATATGTCACCAAAAACGAGCCACTCTCTCACATTCATACTGGCAACTCTACAGAAATCCAAAAGCACTTGCTGGCTCGTAGGATGGGGTCTATGGAAATCGTCGTGCTGTGCTTGGGTTTTGACATTTTTCGCTGCACCAGTGGAACTCTCTACCTTCCAACCAATATTCCTGAGATGAGGAATTACTCTGTTCGCCCAGTTAAGCATATCCTCGAGCACCCGGAAGACGCTTATTTCCCAGATGCTATGGAGAAATACTTTGCTCGACCAAGAGTGCCTCGGTTCGAAGTCTTGACCTATTTTGACTACTTTGCATACTATGAAATTACGAAAACTCGCACCATTAATCGACAGGGTCCTCGAGAAGGGTGGCAAGACTCATTAGGATATTGGGTATATCAAAGGAAGAAGCCTATCCTGATTCGCACTTCTTACCGACGACTTTGTGATGGAGAGGTGTTTTTTTACGTGCAGCTCCTTTACAGATATCATTGGAGATCAGATGACGAAATCATTGCTAACTCCACCACTTACCGTGAAAGGCTTTTCGAGCTGGACCCAGTATTGTATGACGCTGCTTTACGGGGACACGCCGATAAAGCTGAACATGGCAATATAGCCCTCTGGAGAGAGTATTGCGAGATGGTTCAAAGAGTTGCGGAGGCGGCTCCGCCAAATGTCCATGATATGGTGTCTGAGCAGCTCCGGCAACTGAATACCATGACGATTCTAGGACTCGCTGATGCTGCAGGCCTTACTCTGAAAGGCGAGCAATACCAGTGCTATAGTATGGTAACGCAAAACATTTCTGCATCTAGGCATCAGGGCCGTATGTTCTTTATAACAGGGCCTGGTGGGACGGAGAAATCTTTTCTCCTGCGTGCTCTGCAGTATTGGTGCGATAGATCCCGAAACCCTTCCTTACTGCTTGCGCCTACTGGGATTGCGGCAAAAAATATTAATGGGAATACAATCCACTCGGCTCTGTCAATCTATAGTAACCGAGGCAGTTACCACACCGGCTTATTTAGGTTCGAAGatcaaaaaaagaaagacctAGAAAAGAAAACCGTGCTTATTATTGATGAAGTATCGATGGTAGATGGCGTACTGCTTGACTACCTCGCCTCCCTTTTCGCCAAACTGAGGAGGAGTAACAGGCCCTTCGGCAACATGCATGTCATCGTTTTTGGGGATTTGATGCAATTGCCCCCTGTGGAAGGCTTGAAGGTCTTCAAGGCCTCGGTTTGGAGGctcttccatcccatctttcTACGACAACCGCAGCGGCAGACAAACGAGAGGTTCTTCAGGATCTTGAACAAGATTCGCTTCGGAATTATCGATGGCGAAGTAAGATGCACTCTGGAAGAACGCTGGCGCCAATATAATCCAGAAAATGTCATATGGAATACCACGTACCTGTCTTCTCTTCGCGATGAGGCTGCGGCACTAAACCATGTCGTTCTCTCCGGCATGCCATCAGAGAACCTTATCTTCGTTTCAAAAGCCGAAGACTTTGAAAATGGAGTAAGGTTGCAATATTTAGAGCACTCGAAAGTATTCAATAAGGGGACAAACTTCGCATCCTCTGTGGTATGTACTGTTGGGGCCAAAGTCATGTTTCTCACAAATAGCATGCTGAGCGAGAGAGGCATATCTAACGGCTCTATGGGTGTTATTACTAATTTGTTTCCTAACGacgaagttgaagctgcatTTCCTACTAAAGAAGGTATCCAAGTAAGTTCTTCTACTTGGACCTATAGGACTACCGACTCCTTACCGCCCTTGAAGCCTGGATGCGCGAAGCAGCTAATGCAGTTCAGGTCATGCACTTGCACAAAACTCCGTCGTATTTCCAGACGAATGGGGTGGAATATAAACGTTTACAGCTTCCAATAATCAACGCATTTGCGTTGACAATTCATAAGGTTCAAGGTTTATCGCTGCCAGCTGTTACCGTCGCCTTGAACTCTAATATCTTCTCTGACGGACAAGCATATGTGGCGTTGAGCAGAGCAAAGGATCTCGAACAAGTGTACTTGACCCACTGTGATCTTGGAGCCATCAAGGCAGACTCAGAAGCAATAGCTGAATACGAAAGACTGGAAGCTAAGGCAAAACAACTCAATAGACCACATTCTCGCTGACCTTGCTTTCACTCAAACGTGCACCTTGAACCGTAACCTCGGCAACTCCCCAGTCTCCGTTTCGTTCTAGTTTCCAGATATACAGCGGAAGCCAGAACTTGAGGAACTTCTTGACCGACATGCTGGATTTCTGGAGGCATGCCCAACAAATACCCTCTTATGATTTCAAGCCTATGGACTGTGCGTttgtgaagttgctggtttgAGACGTTACGTTCTGGGGCTGTTGGGTGATTGCGTCGTATTCCCCCGAGCTGAAAGGGATGGTTCTGCGTGGTCAAAGCGCACTGGTTGGGGTGGGCGACAGGTGGTTCATTTGCCAGACAGCTTGCGTGGCCCACACCACAAAGCAGCAAGGCACTCCGCGATGCAAAATGTCAGCGACCGGAGGGCTGCAGGTTCTTATATCGACTTACCAGGTCAGTTGCCTCCCCGTCTAATCATGGCAATCAGGCAATCCCTCCCTTGTCTTTTCAACAAAAGTGCTGTGGACCTCGCTAGCGAGCCTCGGGGTGTGCGTATCAAACTAAACCAGCATGCAAGTGATATGTACTTATGTACTGTCAAGAGTCGTGCTTTAGGACAAGCACGGCCAACATGAATCGAAGCCGCAATTGCACAATATGTTCCGTATTGGTTTCCCCTTCACACAGGCTTCCCCGCGTTGGCAATTTCCTATCTCTTTCCCAAGTAGCAGTTGAGAGCAACAAGGAATTTCTCATCGACTAATCAGTTGCACAAAAATACCTCAAACAAATTTGGCTATTCCTGAACTACTTTTCAATTTCGTTATATCCCACCATCCTCACAATGCCAGAAGAAATGTCTCAACACCTTCCGCTAATTCCTAATCTAGCCCATATTATCAATATAGCTCGGCGACACGTCGCAGACCATCGTAATGTTATCGATACTATCATGACAGAAGTAACCATCGTGACCGCCCGTTTCAGTAACGTTATGGGACCAATAGCCGAAGTTGAAAACACGCAATCCGGCGAGAAAGCTGTTATTGCAGCGCTACGTTTTGCGGCTATGGAAAAAGCTATGCAACACGCTGTGGAAGAGGCTGAAAAAATTTGGCTTGAATACAATGCTGAAGTTGATAAAAACACAACCCTTTTCAACCTGCTCTGGGCTGTGAAAGGCAAGAACGAAGAACTGGACAGCGAGTCCCAGCGGTTGCTAAATCGCTTCTTGATGAGATATACCGATTGTGGACACGGGTCACTTGATAATGACGGCATTCAAGAATGGCACAGCACTAATCAGGAGATCGAAAAATTGTGTACTCAATTCAACCGAAACCTTCGAGAATTTGACGGCAACACTTGCGGCATATTCTTCACCGATGATGAACTCGAAGGTATTCCGCAATACGAGCTTGAGGACTGCCAGATCGGATTAGATGGCAAGCGACGCATGCCGTTACGATGGGACCAATATGTCTCTGTCTTACGATTTGCACGAAACTCAGAGACGAGAAAACGTTTCCAACTTGCCTGGGGACAGCGATTGCCTGAAAATATTTATCTTTTTAAGCGTATAGTTTTGTTACGACACAAGAATGCACGTCTTCGGGGATACAAAACCCACGCAGCCTCTCGCTTGCCCTATCGAATGGCTGTGTCAACAGAATGGGTAGACAGTCTTCTCGAAGAACTAAGCGTTGCCATGATAGCCGAGGGGAAAAAGCGCTTTGAGCTCAtagaaagaacaaaaaccCGAAACACTCCCACTAACGACATAACTGAATCGCACAATATGAAATCTTGGGATGTCGCCTATTATAATCGTATTCTAAATGAAGAATCCGCTTCGGTCAATCAAGAGAAGATTATGGAAtattttccatttcatcaCACATTCAAAACTTTGCTTGAACTTTTCGCAACTTATTTGCAGTTACGATTTGAGAAGTTGCCGGCAGAACAATTGGATGGCCATATATGGTGCCCCGACGTTGAAGTTTGGAGGCTTTGGGACGAACGACCTGAAGCTAAAGGGATGTTTATTGGTTATCTTTACGCAGATTTGCTGGGGCGTCCGCACAAGTACAAAGGAATTCAGGCAGTGAACCTCCAGCCAGTATGGTTACCGACTTTTCTTTCagttttccttttccatttTATGTATGCTTCGCACTCAGATTCTAATTCACTTCAGGGTTATCTCAAAAGCGACGGAACTAGAGTTTTTCCGGTTAGCACATTAATGTGCAATTTTTCAGCACGCATTCTAAATGGATGTATGCTGTTAAAGCATTCTCAAGTCGTTACTCTATTTCATGGTAGGCAATTCCCTTCGGATCGTTAGATTGTAGATACAGATCGTCTGACTCATAGCTACGTGTAGAACTTGGTCACTGTACGCATGATCTATTGGCCAGAACAAGATATGCTAAGTTCCACGGATATGAAGTTTGCGTTGAATTTGGAGAAGCTATTGCAACAATGTTAGAAAACTGGTGCTGGATGAAAGACGTTTTGAAAGAcatttgctgccatttcACTGCGTTGGATCTCAAATATGAGGAAGCATGGGTCAAGGAGAACCCAAATGTTCCTATCCCGCGCGCTGAAATACCCGATGAGCTATTGGAGGGTCTCATTGAAACTCGTCGAGACTCTAGGCTTGACAGATGCTTAAGCCAGCTGTGAGTTCTCTTGGTAACACCGCTTTCTACATTGTGCTGATCCTTTATTCAGCTGCGATGCAAAATTCGACATTGCGGTTCACAATCCTTCCACCGGCAAGGCACTAGCAGAACTTGATGAAGTTAAATTATATGTTGATCTTTACGAAAGGTTCTATTTTACAAGAAGACCAGAACCATGCTATCTCCATACAACTTTTAGTCACTTGGTTTCCGGGTATGATGCAGGCTATTACGCTTATATTTGGTAAGGTTTTATCTTATCCTGCTTGTAGACTTCAGACTGTGCTAAGTCTCggctgcaacttgactaCAGAAAGACGCTAACACATTTTAGTGCTAGTGTCTTCGCTCAAGATATATTTGAGAAAGTGTTTGCAAAGGACTACCAGTGCAAGACTTCTTGGAATCGTTTCCGGACAGAGTTACTAGAACATGGCGGTAGCCGTGATGAGCGAGTAATGTTGGAGAAACTTCTTGGATCTGTGCCAAGCACTTTTGCCCTCCTTCGGGGTTTGAATATCCCTTATTCAGCTACAGAAACTCTCCCCAAATAGAAACGATACCAATCAGGATGTTACGAAGCTCAATTTGAGAAGTTTTCAAAAACGATGAGCGACTTGAATTTATCACTGGAGGGAGGATTCCTTGGCTTGAACCGAGAATATGTAAAGTTTTGCGGAAACTTTTACGTTTAACTTGTCTTTCAAAGTTGCTGTTCAACACATCAACCAGATTTAGGCTGTTGACTTTTGTTCGTTTTATAAATACAGTGTGGAAACTTTCTCGTGTATGATACTAATCTAAGCTGACCGCAAATGTAATCGACAGTGAGGCGATAATAACATCCAAGATAGCCAAAACTACAAAATTGAAGGAGAACATGATGCAAACAGTGGTATATCTACAAAGGACCAGGATCGTCATAGAAAGAAGACAATGGCTAGGCAACGGGATAGGCTGAAACGCAAGACATATTCACAAAGACAGTCTCTACTGAtacgcacccaaatctcaaTGCCTTGAGG includes these proteins:
- a CDS encoding peptidase family M3 (similar to Metarhizium robertsii ARSEF 23 XP_007826721.1), with product MPEEMSQHLPLIPNLAHIINIARRHVADHRNVIDTIMTEVTIVTARFSNVMGPIAEVENTQSGEKAVIAALRFAAMEKAMQHAVEEAEKIWLEYNAEVDKNTTLFNLLWAVKGKNEELDSESQRLLNRFLMRYTDCGHGSLDNDGIQEWHSTNQEIEKLCTQFNRNLREFDGNTCGIFFTDDELEGIPQYELEDCQIGLDGKRRMPLRWDQYVSVLRFARNSETRKRFQLAWGQRLPENIYLFKRIVLLRHKNARLRGYKTHAASRLPYRMAVSTEWVDSLLEELSVAMIAEGKKRFELIERTKTRNTPTNDITESHNMKSWDVAYYNRILNEESASVNQEKIMEYFPFHHTFKTLLELFATYLQLRFEKLPAEQLDGHIWCPDVEVWRLWDERPEAKGMFIGYLYADLLGRPHKYKGIQAVNLQPGYLKSDGTRVFPVSTLMCNFSARILNGCMLLKHSQVVTLFHELGHCTHDLLARTRYAKFHGYEVCVEFGEAIATMLENWCWMKDVLKDICCHFTALDLKYEEAWVKENPNVPIPRAEIPDELLEGLIETRRDSRLDRCLSQLCDAKFDIAVHNPSTGKALAELDEVKLYVDLYERFYFTRRPEPCYLHTTFSHLVSGYDAGYYAYICASVFAQDIFEKVFAKDYQCKTSWNRFRTELLEHGGSRDERVMLEKLLGSVPSTFALLRGLNIPYSATETLPK